From a region of the Mesomycoplasma ovipneumoniae ATCC 29419 genome:
- a CDS encoding HinT-interacting membrane complex lipoprotein P60: MKNHPKKNKFLKKLPFFLVLGTSFSALVSCTVDVNSSERFDEDRKLSSNDVKDFVENAFVENILAQNIFKTGSNSLASEFTNTNSQFFTQAKAAFDFYQNYQISLDPTYSLKLIAQLQSTNAISASDFALLSPQAGYNKTFNDQAFIVLYNNFSTGIAREINKMLLVKAYLTQLDQPNLIKDSQIYKDGISTRTSFTSRQIFQNIDPNSPDFFLIHLMLTKNPVQVWQFESSDPNSISTFSQLKIKDTNTFNTLLRSENINSRLTRKEQQFEKLGKNDDIDTTLLLGYAGILYRQNASLGDLSFQFNDLRIQGQTKSGFLDPASNLLWSAKDFQNFNLINQAKMYPVELSPNFDRKKTKDQVQISDFEIKIPAQIPGVSYKIKNVIPTKDNDANKFAVGVLVEISINSSKFYYNVDVSWDENKVLYNPQINAEGQNLPKIDNGIAAVSSDLSKISVKYYNKLAPLYDKIVEENNTKQVYFSLENTPWNTQEQKTKLAYSLYLADQGGIFRDAKNFFESIGYKIESKDPIVKIS; the protein is encoded by the coding sequence GTGAAAAATCACCCCAAAAAAAACAAATTTTTAAAAAAATTACCGTTTTTCTTAGTTTTAGGTACATCTTTTAGTGCTTTAGTTTCTTGCACCGTTGATGTTAATTCGTCTGAAAGGTTTGATGAAGATCGAAAACTAAGTTCAAATGATGTTAAGGATTTTGTTGAAAATGCCTTTGTTGAAAATATTTTAGCCCAAAATATTTTCAAAACCGGCTCAAATTCACTTGCTAGTGAATTTACAAATACAAATTCGCAATTTTTTACCCAAGCAAAAGCGGCTTTTGATTTTTACCAAAACTACCAAATTAGTTTGGATCCAACTTATAGTTTAAAATTAATTGCCCAATTACAAAGTACTAATGCAATTTCAGCAAGTGATTTTGCACTTTTATCACCTCAGGCTGGTTATAATAAGACTTTTAATGATCAAGCTTTTATTGTTTTATACAATAATTTTTCAACCGGAATTGCCCGTGAAATAAATAAAATGTTGCTAGTTAAGGCTTATTTAACTCAACTTGATCAGCCAAATTTGATTAAAGATTCTCAAATTTACAAAGATGGTATTTCAACAAGAACATCCTTTACATCACGGCAAATTTTTCAAAATATTGATCCAAATTCACCTGATTTTTTTCTAATTCACTTAATGTTAACAAAAAATCCGGTTCAAGTTTGGCAATTTGAATCAAGCGACCCAAATAGTATAAGTACTTTTTCACAACTAAAAATTAAAGATACTAATACTTTTAACACACTTTTACGTAGTGAAAATATTAATTCTAGATTAACTCGCAAAGAGCAACAATTTGAAAAACTTGGTAAAAATGACGATATTGATACAACATTATTGCTTGGATACGCTGGAATTTTATACCGTCAAAATGCTTCTTTAGGTGATTTATCCTTCCAATTTAACGATCTTAGAATTCAAGGTCAAACTAAGTCTGGTTTTTTAGATCCAGCTTCAAATCTTCTTTGGTCAGCTAAAGATTTCCAGAATTTTAACTTAATTAATCAAGCAAAAATGTATCCTGTTGAATTAAGTCCAAATTTTGACCGCAAAAAAACTAAAGATCAAGTCCAAATTTCTGACTTTGAGATCAAAATTCCTGCGCAGATTCCGGGAGTATCATATAAAATTAAGAACGTAATTCCGACAAAAGATAATGATGCTAATAAATTTGCCGTTGGTGTTCTTGTCGAAATTAGTATAAATTCTTCAAAATTTTATTACAATGTTGATGTTAGTTGAGATGAAAATAAAGTCCTTTATAATCCTCAAATAAATGCTGAAGGTCAAAATTTACCAAAAATTGATAACGGAATTGCGGCAGTTAGTTCTGATTTGTCAAAAATATCGGTCAAATATTATAACAAATTAGCTCCTCTATATGATAAAATAGTTGAAGAAAATAACACAAAACAAGTTTACTTTTCGCTTGAAAATACACCTTGAAATACCCAAGAACAAAAAACAAAACTAGCTTATTCATTATATCTTGCTGATCAAGGCGGAATTTTCCGTGATGCTAAAAACTTTTTTGAATCAATTGGATATAAAATCGAATCTAAGGATCCAATTGTAAAAATTAGTTAA
- the hinT gene encoding histidine triad protein HinT, giving the protein MENTTLFLDIIAKKSPAKIIFEDDQVIAFFDKFPVSPGHFLVVPKKYSRNLFHISDEDLTYLIKIARKLALEQVKQLGATGFRLQVNNEKDAKQTIFHTHIHIIPFYKKEE; this is encoded by the coding sequence ATGGAAAATACAACATTATTTTTAGATATTATTGCAAAAAAATCACCAGCAAAAATTATTTTTGAAGATGATCAAGTTATCGCTTTTTTTGACAAGTTTCCGGTTTCACCTGGTCATTTTTTAGTTGTGCCTAAAAAATATTCACGAAATTTATTTCACATTTCCGATGAAGATCTTACTTATTTAATAAAAATTGCAAGAAAATTAGCATTAGAGCAAGTTAAACAACTTGGCGCAACTGGTTTTAGACTTCAAGTTAATAACGAAAAAGATGCAAAACAAACAATTTTTCATACACACATTCACATTATTCCCTTTTATAAAAAAGAAGAATAG
- a CDS encoding phosphate acetyltransferase — MTYQNYLELRLKQQNETKSLRSVLIIDGHDERAIQAAQQLKAKNLVRPILLVDELYENLEIDQYLVDEEEKQTFIQQFLKIRKNKETLESAVAQFDSNAFYGTMLLRNKKVDAVIGGLNYPTAEILRAAFKIIGPKPDIKTISSVMIMHRGDEKYLFSDISVNILPNETQLADIAKNALDFAIQLGFDPKPAFLSFSTKGSAKSPQSDAVSRAVKMFNATSPIEAYGEIQLDAALDYKVRRQKYGENVATNANVLIFPNLDAGNIGYKIAQRLGGFGAIGPIITGIAAPINDLSRGATVEDVFYTALISALQVEKDK; from the coding sequence ATGACATACCAAAATTATCTTGAATTACGACTAAAACAACAAAATGAAACTAAAAGTCTACGTTCAGTTTTAATTATTGACGGACATGATGAACGGGCAATTCAAGCCGCTCAGCAATTAAAAGCTAAAAATTTAGTTAGACCAATTTTACTTGTTGACGAATTATATGAGAATCTTGAAATCGACCAATATTTAGTTGACGAAGAAGAAAAACAAACTTTTATACAGCAATTTTTAAAAATCCGTAAAAACAAGGAAACATTAGAATCAGCTGTCGCCCAATTTGATTCTAATGCATTTTACGGGACAATGCTTCTTCGAAACAAAAAAGTTGACGCTGTAATAGGCGGGCTTAATTATCCAACTGCAGAAATTCTTCGTGCTGCATTCAAAATTATCGGACCAAAACCAGATATTAAAACAATTTCTTCCGTAATGATAATGCATCGAGGTGATGAAAAATACTTATTTAGTGATATTTCGGTAAATATTTTACCAAACGAAACTCAATTAGCTGATATCGCTAAAAACGCACTTGACTTTGCAATTCAACTTGGATTTGACCCTAAACCAGCCTTTTTATCATTTTCAACAAAAGGATCAGCCAAATCACCTCAATCTGATGCCGTATCTAGAGCTGTAAAAATGTTCAATGCAACCTCACCAATTGAAGCTTATGGTGAAATTCAACTAGATGCAGCTCTTGACTATAAAGTACGTCGCCAAAAATATGGTGAAAATGTTGCTACAAATGCGAATGTTTTAATTTTTCCAAATCTTGATGCTGGAAATATTGGCTACAAAATTGCTCAAAGACTTGGTGGCTTTGGGGCAATAGGACCAATAATCACCGGAATCGCTGCTCCTATTAATGACTTATCACGTGGAGCAACGGTTGAAGATGTTTTTTACACCGCACTAATTAGCGCACTTCAAGTTGAAAAGGATAAATAA
- a CDS encoding Mhp366/Mhp367 family surface (lipo)protein has translation MKNLSKYLFYLGFLSPFAVISCTSQIQFVKNNPPKVGNNLPEVETTPPKVGNNSPEIETNPPKVETTPPEIQTTPPKVEDNLPKVETKPPEIQTNPPKVETTPPEIQTTPPKVETNEDKKKQPEKIDSLKPDSKITTDTEVKTETGNDIESVGQNQPVFDFVQVNNKSIRNFRTDLLSNLTENDFKASNNQVSNYSRYFLRNWENVVKKENQNTFLGQKNDNLKVYLLNKMNPNLVASIAAKQNHFAYFNRPALGNYYNLPWFGFNSDSLEQKRFSNIFTRNMRFASGTGIFLNANAEKAAFLTNAHVIHVGNSKIPFWKLMNKKVGQNQLNAKLIKFLQYYDDFKIKELDNRILFRLFEQEEKIKKGVPNLPFSFQNNAEINQYMEDLYQNYFELAEWDNYDFDIAVFYFNYSKFINDVDKLIKFFSDHQQNFINSTHSLNNGKFQNFIKDFAEFKKYWQKISKFPPLKISDRIWEDGDFDYTTKIGMFWANNLFSKNVFKGINFRRDANDPRLVAANFFATNGPGASGSGIFNADGSLAFINRSILTVNGNVHSLFYDQFGLTSHLTSGIALRARNYNLVERILKLYVK, from the coding sequence ATGAAAAACTTATCAAAATATCTGTTTTATTTAGGTTTTCTAAGTCCTTTTGCAGTTATAAGTTGCACTTCGCAAATTCAGTTTGTAAAAAATAATCCGCCCAAAGTTGGAAATAATTTGCCAGAAGTTGAAACTACTCCGCCCAAAGTTGGAAATAATTCGCCAGAAATTGAAACTAATCCGCCCAAAGTTGAAACTACTCCGCCCGAAATTCAAACTACTCCGCCCAAAGTTGAAGATAATTTACCAAAAGTTGAAACTAAACCACCCGAAATTCAAACTAATCCACCCAAAGTTGAAACTACTCCGCCCGAAATTCAAACTACTCCGCCCAAAGTTGAAACTAATGAAGATAAGAAAAAACAGCCAGAAAAAATTGATTCATTAAAGCCGGATTCTAAAATAACAACTGACACGGAAGTTAAAACTGAAACCGGAAATGATATTGAATCAGTCGGACAAAATCAACCTGTTTTTGATTTTGTTCAAGTAAACAATAAATCAATTCGCAATTTCCGCACAGATTTATTATCAAATCTTACAGAAAATGATTTTAAAGCCTCAAACAATCAAGTTTCAAATTATAGCCGCTATTTTCTTAGAAATTGGGAAAATGTTGTTAAAAAAGAAAACCAGAACACCTTTCTTGGGCAGAAAAATGATAATTTAAAAGTTTATTTGCTTAATAAAATGAATCCAAATTTAGTTGCTAGTATTGCGGCTAAACAAAATCATTTTGCTTATTTTAACCGCCCCGCTTTAGGAAATTATTATAATTTACCTTGATTTGGGTTTAATTCTGATAGTCTTGAGCAAAAAAGATTTTCCAATATTTTTACAAGAAACATGCGTTTTGCGTCTGGGACAGGCATTTTTTTAAATGCAAATGCCGAAAAAGCAGCTTTTTTGACTAATGCTCACGTTATTCATGTAGGAAATAGCAAAATACCTTTTTGAAAATTAATGAATAAAAAGGTTGGCCAAAATCAACTAAATGCAAAACTAATTAAATTTTTACAATATTATGATGATTTTAAGATAAAAGAACTGGATAATCGCATTTTATTTCGCCTTTTTGAACAAGAAGAAAAAATAAAAAAAGGAGTACCTAACTTACCATTTAGTTTCCAAAATAATGCAGAAATTAATCAATATATGGAGGATTTGTATCAAAATTATTTCGAACTGGCTGAATGAGACAATTACGACTTTGACATTGCAGTTTTTTATTTTAATTATTCAAAATTTATAAACGATGTTGATAAACTTATAAAATTTTTTAGCGACCACCAACAAAATTTTATAAATTCAACTCACTCGCTTAATAATGGGAAATTCCAAAATTTTATCAAGGATTTTGCTGAATTTAAAAAATATTGACAAAAAATTTCAAAATTTCCACCGTTGAAAATTTCAGACCGGATTTGAGAGGATGGTGATTTTGACTATACAACAAAAATAGGGATGTTTTGGGCAAATAATTTATTTTCAAAAAATGTTTTTAAAGGTATAAATTTCCGCCGAGATGCTAATGACCCTCGTTTAGTTGCCGCTAATTTTTTTGCAACAAACGGACCTGGAGCTTCAGGAAGTGGAATTTTTAATGCAGATGGCAGCCTTGCTTTTATTAATCGTTCAATTTTAACTGTAAATGGCAATGTTCATTCGCTTTTTTATGATCAATTCGGGCTGACATCCCACTTAACTTCCGGAATTGCCTTAAGAGCAAGAAATTATAATTTAGTTGAAAGAATTTTGAAACTTTACGTAAAATAA
- a CDS encoding acetate/propionate family kinase, with the protein MKSKILVINAGSSSIKWQIFEKDTLDLLGVGLIERIGLQEGKIKMTFDGKSYNLSKDFPTHSDALESQIQLWKDNNLVQNLEEFELVGFRIVHGGASFNAPARLDDSAIEKIEEAAKFAPLHNPGALATISAIKKLLPWAKLSASFDTAFHASIPKVNYTYPINSQIANKYGIRKYGFHGISHKYITTQVEKIYNSDSVNFVNMHIGNGISLCAVKDSASVDTSMGMTPLAGVAMGTRSGDVDPSILTYLGTTANFSFTDLDTLLNKQSGLLGLSNVSSDLRDVISAADNGNQYASFALEVYVQKIVDYLINYINKVGKNIKALVFTGGVGENSALIRALVIAKIQLPKLNLVLDQELNSRPIPEFGAIEKISAPESDLDIFVIKTNEELLIAKNALKVWN; encoded by the coding sequence ATGAAGAGTAAAATTTTAGTTATAAACGCTGGTTCATCCTCAATTAAATGACAAATTTTTGAAAAAGATACATTAGATTTGCTCGGAGTTGGACTAATCGAAAGAATCGGACTTCAAGAAGGCAAAATCAAAATGACATTTGACGGAAAAAGCTACAACTTGAGCAAAGATTTTCCAACTCATTCCGATGCCTTAGAGAGTCAAATTCAACTTTGAAAAGACAATAATTTAGTCCAAAACCTAGAAGAATTTGAGCTTGTTGGATTTCGAATTGTTCACGGGGGCGCAAGTTTTAATGCTCCAGCTCGCCTTGATGATTCAGCAATAGAAAAAATTGAAGAAGCTGCAAAATTTGCGCCTTTGCACAATCCAGGGGCGCTTGCAACTATTAGCGCTATCAAAAAATTACTTCCTTGAGCAAAATTATCAGCAAGTTTTGACACCGCTTTTCACGCAAGTATCCCTAAAGTTAATTACACATATCCAATTAATTCCCAAATAGCAAACAAGTACGGAATAAGAAAATACGGATTTCACGGCATTTCTCACAAATATATAACAACACAAGTTGAAAAAATCTATAATTCTGATTCAGTTAATTTTGTAAACATGCACATTGGGAATGGGATTTCTTTGTGTGCTGTTAAAGATTCGGCTTCAGTTGATACTTCAATGGGAATGACGCCACTTGCAGGTGTTGCCATGGGAACCCGAAGCGGCGATGTAGACCCCTCAATTTTAACCTACCTAGGCACAACAGCTAATTTTTCCTTCACTGATTTAGACACACTTTTAAACAAACAATCAGGACTTTTAGGACTTTCAAACGTTTCTTCTGACCTTCGGGATGTGATTTCTGCTGCAGACAACGGTAATCAATATGCAAGTTTTGCCCTTGAAGTTTATGTGCAAAAAATTGTCGACTATCTAATTAATTACATTAACAAGGTTGGTAAAAACATTAAAGCTTTAGTCTTTACCGGTGGAGTAGGCGAAAATTCAGCACTAATTCGCGCTTTGGTAATTGCAAAAATTCAATTACCAAAGTTGAATTTAGTTCTTGATCAAGAACTAAATTCAAGACCAATTCCAGAATTTGGCGCTATTGAAAAAATTTCAGCACCAGAATCAGATCTTGACATTTTCGTAATCAAAACAAACGAAGAACTGTTAATAGCAAAAAATGCGCTCAAAGTTTGAAACTAA
- a CDS encoding amino acid permease, translated as MKIQSARKLGFFAALSMLVGSVVGIGIFFKNNSIAQTTNNNGYAWLFAWIVGGIISLFAAISFSEISFLKQTKLNGLANWSYQIGGKKSGYFVLFSYGFYYLGMLSLILGIFSSEITIWFFQTASGSSFSFPFWAHILLGAFFTILFVTTNYVSVKFSGYVALVSTVLKFVPLIIAVFAGIFFPTTHNAGGSSAFVVTEKNSFDFSKLGLHFQRFCLLMIHFFQLVQFIIKFKKQVKESLWLLQWGWF; from the coding sequence ATGAAAATTCAAAGCGCCCGAAAACTTGGTTTTTTTGCAGCCTTATCAATGCTCGTTGGCTCAGTTGTCGGAATCGGAATTTTTTTCAAAAATAATAGCATCGCCCAAACCACTAATAATAATGGTTATGCTTGACTTTTTGCTTGAATTGTTGGAGGAATAATTTCGCTTTTTGCTGCAATTAGTTTTTCTGAAATTAGCTTTTTGAAACAAACCAAACTAAATGGGCTAGCAAACTGGTCTTACCAAATTGGTGGTAAAAAAAGTGGTTATTTTGTCTTATTTAGTTACGGATTTTATTATTTAGGAATGCTAAGCCTAATTTTGGGAATATTTTCGTCTGAAATTACAATTTGGTTTTTTCAGACAGCTAGTGGCTCTAGTTTTTCATTTCCGTTTTGGGCGCATATATTATTAGGTGCTTTTTTTACTATTTTGTTTGTAACAACAAATTATGTTTCTGTTAAATTTTCCGGATATGTTGCACTTGTTTCAACAGTTTTAAAATTTGTTCCATTAATTATTGCCGTCTTTGCTGGGATTTTTTTTCCAACAACTCATAATGCCGGTGGTTCTAGTGCTTTTGTAGTAACTGAAAAAAATAGTTTTGATTTTTCAAAATTAGGCTTGCACTTCCAGCGGTTTTGTTTGCTTATGATTCATTTCTTTCAGTTGGTTCAATTCATAATAAAGTTCAAAAAGCAAGTAAAAGAGTCCCTTTGATTATTACAGTGGGGATGATTTTAA